Proteins from a single region of Primulina tabacum isolate GXHZ01 chromosome 5, ASM2559414v2, whole genome shotgun sequence:
- the LOC142547292 gene encoding uncharacterized protein LOC142547292 isoform X1, with amino-acid sequence MPLAWLGLPTHPFLWIDSLFSVFSTHLIKYFSPIFFPRLRFFFGCSRVAELLVVGADITFLGFLLDFEVMPPVDCPSPAPPPRASRWKSSFDIIKEDDHCVLNVSPRPSRHENHPSSEELVTEIAKLEIEIVHMEQYLLSLYRTAFLQHLPSISGNHGVNGQQKTGRSPLGFVPSDQPSYMMKLRIPKSYNDHHDQNSPTSALAGPSDLIHVATTKSSSGREKKKTYSRHRSLGDHLGNISTSDALVCPDRLSEEIVRCISSIYCKLANPYLTDKGYSASSTSSFYSSSTFSPTNLSGSWSPQCNDETTERCDFEALKQENGPYAAMVEVLKICLDDETYSFAATMLQKFRSLVKSLENVDPKKMRREEKLTFWINIHNALVMHAYLAYGTQNYIKSTSIVKAAYNVGGHNINAYDIQSSILGIRSHYSAPWLQTILTPGKKSKSASSKHTYAIEYPEPLVHFALSSGAYSDPAVRIYKASTIFEDLKVAREEFIQATVYVHKETKIYLPKILCYYGKDMSLDMAALLEAVDECLVGIQRKAVKTCMKGRPEKHVYWLEQTSSFRYLIHKEIAAQGS; translated from the exons ATGCCCCTGGCCTGGCTTGGTCTTCCCACCCACCCCTTTTTATGGATTGATTCTTTGTTTTCTGTTTTTTCAacccatttaattaaatatttctcACCCATTTTCTTTCCCAGATTGAGGTTTTTTTTTGGTTGCAGCAGAGTGGCAGAG CTTCTGGTTGTCGGTGCTGATATCACATTTCTTGGGTTTTTGTTAGATTTTGAAGTAATGCCTCCAGTGGATTGCCCTTCTCCTGCTCCGCCTCCGCGTGCATCAAGATGGAAGAG CAGTTTTGACATAATTAAAGAGGATGATCATTGTGTACTCAACGTGTCACCGAGGCCATCCCGCCATGAAAATCATCCT TCTTCAGAAGAACTTGTGACAGAGATTGCCAAGCTTGAGATTGAAATAGTTCACATGGAACAATATCTTCTTTCTCTGTACCGTACCGCTTTTCTGCAGCATCTTCCAAGTATTTCGGGAAACCATGGGGTCAATGGACAACAAAAAACTGGAAGATCACCATTGGGGTTTGTGCCATCTGATCAACCTTCGTACATGATGAAATTGAGAATCCCAAAAAGCTATAATGACCATCATGATCAGAATTCGCCTACAAGTGCTTTAGCTGGCCCTAGTGATTTGATTCACGTTGCAACCACAAAGTCATCATCTGGAAGG GAGAAGAAAAAAACTTATTCTCGTCATCGTAGCCTAGGAGATCATCTTGGAAATATCAGCACCAGTGATGCCCTTGTTTGTCCCGACAGACTATCTGAGGAAATCGTAAGATGCATATCTTCAATTTACTGTAAATTGGCCAACCCCTATCTCACTGACAAAGGCTATTCAGCCTCGTCCACCTCATCATTCTACTCCTCCAGCACATTTTCTCCCACAAATTTATCTGGTAGTTGGAGTCCTCAATGTAATGATGAAACTACAGAGCGTTGTGATTTTGAAGCCCTCAAACAAGAGAATGGTCCATACGCTGCAATGGTCGAAGTCTTAAAGATATGTTTAGATGATGAAACTTACAGTTTTGCGGCGACAATGCTACAGAAATTCAG GTCCTTGGTTAAGAGCCTCGAGAATGTTGACCCTAAGAAGATGCGGCGTGAGGAAAAGCTTACcttttggatcaatattcacaATGCCTTGGTTATGCAT GCTTATTTAGCATACGGCACTCAAAACTATATAAAAAGCACTTCTATTGTGAAG GCTGCCTATAATGTGGGTGGACATAACATAAATGCTTACGACATACAAAGCTCCATTCTGGGAATCAGATCACACTATTCTGCACCG TGGCTTCAAACGATTCTCACTCCCGGAAAGAAGTCCAAAAGTGCGAGCTCTAAACATACTTATGCCATCGAATACCCTGAACCACTTGTTCATTTTGCTCTTAGTTCTGGTGCTTATTCAGATCCTGCG gTGCGAATTTACAAGGCAAGCACAATATTTGAGGACCTGAAAGTTGCAAGAGAAGAATTCATACAGGCGACGGTTTATGTTCACAAGGAAACAAAGATTTACCTTCCGAAAATCCTCTGCTATTATGGAAAGGATATGTCACTTGACATGGCTGCTCTTTTAGAAGCAGTTGACGAATGTTTAGTTGGTATACAACGAAAAGCTGTTAAAACATGCATGAAGGGTCGACCTGAGAAGCATGTTTATTGGTTAGAACAAACCTCATCGTTCCGATACTTAATCCATAAAGAAATAGcagctcaaggaagctaa
- the LOC142547292 gene encoding uncharacterized protein LOC142547292 isoform X4 produces the protein MPPVDCPSPAPPPRASRWKSSFDIIKEDDHCVLNVSPRPSRHENHPSSEELVTEIAKLEIEIVHMEQYLLSLYRTAFLQHLPSISGNHGVNGQQKTGRSPLGFVPSDQPSYMMKLRIPKSYNDHHDQNSPTSALAGPSDLIHVATTKSSSGREKKKTYSRHRSLGDHLGNISTSDALVCPDRLSEEIVRCISSIYCKLANPYLTDKGYSASSTSSFYSSSTFSPTNLSGSWSPQCNDETTERCDFEALKQENGPYAAMVEVLKICLDDETYSFAATMLQKFRSLVKSLENVDPKKMRREEKLTFWINIHNALVMHAYLAYGTQNYIKSTSIVKAAYNVGGHNINAYDIQSSILGIRSHYSAPWLQTILTPGKKSKSASSKHTYAIEYPEPLVHFALSSGAYSDPAVRIYKASTIFEDLKVAREEFIQATVYVHKETKIYLPKILCYYGKDMSLDMAALLEAVDECLVGIQRKAVKTCMKGRPEKHVYWLEQTSSFRYLIHKEIAAQGS, from the exons ATGCCTCCAGTGGATTGCCCTTCTCCTGCTCCGCCTCCGCGTGCATCAAGATGGAAGAG CAGTTTTGACATAATTAAAGAGGATGATCATTGTGTACTCAACGTGTCACCGAGGCCATCCCGCCATGAAAATCATCCT TCTTCAGAAGAACTTGTGACAGAGATTGCCAAGCTTGAGATTGAAATAGTTCACATGGAACAATATCTTCTTTCTCTGTACCGTACCGCTTTTCTGCAGCATCTTCCAAGTATTTCGGGAAACCATGGGGTCAATGGACAACAAAAAACTGGAAGATCACCATTGGGGTTTGTGCCATCTGATCAACCTTCGTACATGATGAAATTGAGAATCCCAAAAAGCTATAATGACCATCATGATCAGAATTCGCCTACAAGTGCTTTAGCTGGCCCTAGTGATTTGATTCACGTTGCAACCACAAAGTCATCATCTGGAAGG GAGAAGAAAAAAACTTATTCTCGTCATCGTAGCCTAGGAGATCATCTTGGAAATATCAGCACCAGTGATGCCCTTGTTTGTCCCGACAGACTATCTGAGGAAATCGTAAGATGCATATCTTCAATTTACTGTAAATTGGCCAACCCCTATCTCACTGACAAAGGCTATTCAGCCTCGTCCACCTCATCATTCTACTCCTCCAGCACATTTTCTCCCACAAATTTATCTGGTAGTTGGAGTCCTCAATGTAATGATGAAACTACAGAGCGTTGTGATTTTGAAGCCCTCAAACAAGAGAATGGTCCATACGCTGCAATGGTCGAAGTCTTAAAGATATGTTTAGATGATGAAACTTACAGTTTTGCGGCGACAATGCTACAGAAATTCAG GTCCTTGGTTAAGAGCCTCGAGAATGTTGACCCTAAGAAGATGCGGCGTGAGGAAAAGCTTACcttttggatcaatattcacaATGCCTTGGTTATGCAT GCTTATTTAGCATACGGCACTCAAAACTATATAAAAAGCACTTCTATTGTGAAG GCTGCCTATAATGTGGGTGGACATAACATAAATGCTTACGACATACAAAGCTCCATTCTGGGAATCAGATCACACTATTCTGCACCG TGGCTTCAAACGATTCTCACTCCCGGAAAGAAGTCCAAAAGTGCGAGCTCTAAACATACTTATGCCATCGAATACCCTGAACCACTTGTTCATTTTGCTCTTAGTTCTGGTGCTTATTCAGATCCTGCG gTGCGAATTTACAAGGCAAGCACAATATTTGAGGACCTGAAAGTTGCAAGAGAAGAATTCATACAGGCGACGGTTTATGTTCACAAGGAAACAAAGATTTACCTTCCGAAAATCCTCTGCTATTATGGAAAGGATATGTCACTTGACATGGCTGCTCTTTTAGAAGCAGTTGACGAATGTTTAGTTGGTATACAACGAAAAGCTGTTAAAACATGCATGAAGGGTCGACCTGAGAAGCATGTTTATTGGTTAGAACAAACCTCATCGTTCCGATACTTAATCCATAAAGAAATAGcagctcaaggaagctaa
- the LOC142547292 gene encoding uncharacterized protein LOC142547292 isoform X5 encodes MPPVDCPSPAPPPRASRWKSFDIIKEDDHCVLNVSPRPSRHENHPSSEELVTEIAKLEIEIVHMEQYLLSLYRTAFLQHLPSISGNHGVNGQQKTGRSPLGFVPSDQPSYMMKLRIPKSYNDHHDQNSPTSALAGPSDLIHVATTKSSSGREKKKTYSRHRSLGDHLGNISTSDALVCPDRLSEEIVRCISSIYCKLANPYLTDKGYSASSTSSFYSSSTFSPTNLSGSWSPQCNDETTERCDFEALKQENGPYAAMVEVLKICLDDETYSFAATMLQKFRSLVKSLENVDPKKMRREEKLTFWINIHNALVMHAYLAYGTQNYIKSTSIVKAAYNVGGHNINAYDIQSSILGIRSHYSAPWLQTILTPGKKSKSASSKHTYAIEYPEPLVHFALSSGAYSDPAVRIYKASTIFEDLKVAREEFIQATVYVHKETKIYLPKILCYYGKDMSLDMAALLEAVDECLVGIQRKAVKTCMKGRPEKHVYWLEQTSSFRYLIHKEIAAQGS; translated from the exons ATGCCTCCAGTGGATTGCCCTTCTCCTGCTCCGCCTCCGCGTGCATCAAGATGGAAGAG TTTTGACATAATTAAAGAGGATGATCATTGTGTACTCAACGTGTCACCGAGGCCATCCCGCCATGAAAATCATCCT TCTTCAGAAGAACTTGTGACAGAGATTGCCAAGCTTGAGATTGAAATAGTTCACATGGAACAATATCTTCTTTCTCTGTACCGTACCGCTTTTCTGCAGCATCTTCCAAGTATTTCGGGAAACCATGGGGTCAATGGACAACAAAAAACTGGAAGATCACCATTGGGGTTTGTGCCATCTGATCAACCTTCGTACATGATGAAATTGAGAATCCCAAAAAGCTATAATGACCATCATGATCAGAATTCGCCTACAAGTGCTTTAGCTGGCCCTAGTGATTTGATTCACGTTGCAACCACAAAGTCATCATCTGGAAGG GAGAAGAAAAAAACTTATTCTCGTCATCGTAGCCTAGGAGATCATCTTGGAAATATCAGCACCAGTGATGCCCTTGTTTGTCCCGACAGACTATCTGAGGAAATCGTAAGATGCATATCTTCAATTTACTGTAAATTGGCCAACCCCTATCTCACTGACAAAGGCTATTCAGCCTCGTCCACCTCATCATTCTACTCCTCCAGCACATTTTCTCCCACAAATTTATCTGGTAGTTGGAGTCCTCAATGTAATGATGAAACTACAGAGCGTTGTGATTTTGAAGCCCTCAAACAAGAGAATGGTCCATACGCTGCAATGGTCGAAGTCTTAAAGATATGTTTAGATGATGAAACTTACAGTTTTGCGGCGACAATGCTACAGAAATTCAG GTCCTTGGTTAAGAGCCTCGAGAATGTTGACCCTAAGAAGATGCGGCGTGAGGAAAAGCTTACcttttggatcaatattcacaATGCCTTGGTTATGCAT GCTTATTTAGCATACGGCACTCAAAACTATATAAAAAGCACTTCTATTGTGAAG GCTGCCTATAATGTGGGTGGACATAACATAAATGCTTACGACATACAAAGCTCCATTCTGGGAATCAGATCACACTATTCTGCACCG TGGCTTCAAACGATTCTCACTCCCGGAAAGAAGTCCAAAAGTGCGAGCTCTAAACATACTTATGCCATCGAATACCCTGAACCACTTGTTCATTTTGCTCTTAGTTCTGGTGCTTATTCAGATCCTGCG gTGCGAATTTACAAGGCAAGCACAATATTTGAGGACCTGAAAGTTGCAAGAGAAGAATTCATACAGGCGACGGTTTATGTTCACAAGGAAACAAAGATTTACCTTCCGAAAATCCTCTGCTATTATGGAAAGGATATGTCACTTGACATGGCTGCTCTTTTAGAAGCAGTTGACGAATGTTTAGTTGGTATACAACGAAAAGCTGTTAAAACATGCATGAAGGGTCGACCTGAGAAGCATGTTTATTGGTTAGAACAAACCTCATCGTTCCGATACTTAATCCATAAAGAAATAGcagctcaaggaagctaa
- the LOC142547293 gene encoding UDP-rhamnose/UDP-galactose transporter 2-like, protein MEVERRPSSVSDVGAWAMNVISSVGIILANKQLMSTNGYAFVFATTLTGFHFAVTALVGAISNATGFSASKHVPLWELLWFSIVANMSITGMNLSLMLNSVGFYQISKLSMIPVVCVMEWILHNKQYTKEVKISVVVVVIGVGVCTVTDVQVNAKGFICACVAVFSTSLQQISIGSLQKKYSIGSFELLSKTAPIQAGSLLIFGPIIDYYLSRKLILDYKFTFGAILFMLLSCSLAVFCNISQYLCIGRFSAVSFQVLGHMKTLCVLTLGWLIFDSELTFKNIMGMLVAVIGMVIYSWAVEVEKQTHSKIMPHAKNSLTEEEFRLIKEGMETTPINDLELGDSKA, encoded by the exons ATGGAGGTGGAGAGGAGACCGTCATCAGTGTCTGATGTGGGTGCCTGGGCCATGAATGTCATCAGTTCTGTGGGAATCATTCTGGCGAATAAGCAACTCATGTCCACCAATGGATATGCTTTCGTATTCG CCACAACATTGACTGGCTTCCATTTTGCTGTTACTGCACTTGTTGGTGCGATATCAAATGCTACAGGATTTTCTGCCTCAAAGCATGTGCCTCTGTGGGAGCTTCTTTGGTTCTCAATTGTTGCAAATATGTCTATCACGGGGATGAATCTTAGCCTTATGTTAAACTCAGTTGGATTTTACCAA ATCTCAAAACTGAGCATGATTCCTGTGGTCTGTGTAATGGAATGGATCCTTCATAATAAACAGTACACAAAGGAAGTTAAAATCTCCGTAGTGGTGGTGGTTATAGGCGTGGGAGTTTGCACAGTGACTGATGTCCAAGTGAATGCCAAAGGTTTTATATGTGCGTGTGTTGCAGTTTTCTCAACATCTTTACAACAAATT TCAATAGGTTCTTTGCAGAAGAAGTACTCGATTGGATCATTTGAATTATTGAGTAAAACAGCTCCTATTCAAGCTGGTTCTCTCCTCATATTCGGTCCTATAATCGACTACTATCTTTCCAGAAAATTAATTCTGGACTACAAGTTCACTTTCGGAGCCATA TTATTCATGCTCCTTTCATGTTCTCTAGCTGTGTTCTGCAACATTAGCCAGTACCTTTGCATTGGGCGTTTTTCGGCTGTTTCTTTCCAAGTTTTGGGCCACATGAAAACGTTATGCGTATTAACTTTGGGATGGCTAATATTTGATTCCGAGTTGACTTTCAAGAACATCATGGGGATGCTTGTTGCAGTAATTGGCATGGTAATCTATAGTTGGGCTGTGGAAGTCGAAAAGCAGACTCATAGCAAGATCATGCCGCATGCGAAAAATAGCTTGACAGAAGAGGAATTTAGATTAATAAAGGAAGGCATGGAAACAACTCCCATTAATGACCTTGAGCTTGGTGATTCTAAGGCGTAG
- the LOC142547292 gene encoding uncharacterized protein LOC142547292 isoform X6, protein MTSKSSEELVTEIAKLEIEIVHMEQYLLSLYRTAFLQHLPSISGNHGVNGQQKTGRSPLGFVPSDQPSYMMKLRIPKSYNDHHDQNSPTSALAGPSDLIHVATTKSSSGREKKKTYSRHRSLGDHLGNISTSDALVCPDRLSEEIVRCISSIYCKLANPYLTDKGYSASSTSSFYSSSTFSPTNLSGSWSPQCNDETTERCDFEALKQENGPYAAMVEVLKICLDDETYSFAATMLQKFRSLVKSLENVDPKKMRREEKLTFWINIHNALVMHAYLAYGTQNYIKSTSIVKAAYNVGGHNINAYDIQSSILGIRSHYSAPWLQTILTPGKKSKSASSKHTYAIEYPEPLVHFALSSGAYSDPAVRIYKASTIFEDLKVAREEFIQATVYVHKETKIYLPKILCYYGKDMSLDMAALLEAVDECLVGIQRKAVKTCMKGRPEKHVYWLEQTSSFRYLIHKEIAAQGS, encoded by the exons ATGACTTCTAAG TCTTCAGAAGAACTTGTGACAGAGATTGCCAAGCTTGAGATTGAAATAGTTCACATGGAACAATATCTTCTTTCTCTGTACCGTACCGCTTTTCTGCAGCATCTTCCAAGTATTTCGGGAAACCATGGGGTCAATGGACAACAAAAAACTGGAAGATCACCATTGGGGTTTGTGCCATCTGATCAACCTTCGTACATGATGAAATTGAGAATCCCAAAAAGCTATAATGACCATCATGATCAGAATTCGCCTACAAGTGCTTTAGCTGGCCCTAGTGATTTGATTCACGTTGCAACCACAAAGTCATCATCTGGAAGG GAGAAGAAAAAAACTTATTCTCGTCATCGTAGCCTAGGAGATCATCTTGGAAATATCAGCACCAGTGATGCCCTTGTTTGTCCCGACAGACTATCTGAGGAAATCGTAAGATGCATATCTTCAATTTACTGTAAATTGGCCAACCCCTATCTCACTGACAAAGGCTATTCAGCCTCGTCCACCTCATCATTCTACTCCTCCAGCACATTTTCTCCCACAAATTTATCTGGTAGTTGGAGTCCTCAATGTAATGATGAAACTACAGAGCGTTGTGATTTTGAAGCCCTCAAACAAGAGAATGGTCCATACGCTGCAATGGTCGAAGTCTTAAAGATATGTTTAGATGATGAAACTTACAGTTTTGCGGCGACAATGCTACAGAAATTCAG GTCCTTGGTTAAGAGCCTCGAGAATGTTGACCCTAAGAAGATGCGGCGTGAGGAAAAGCTTACcttttggatcaatattcacaATGCCTTGGTTATGCAT GCTTATTTAGCATACGGCACTCAAAACTATATAAAAAGCACTTCTATTGTGAAG GCTGCCTATAATGTGGGTGGACATAACATAAATGCTTACGACATACAAAGCTCCATTCTGGGAATCAGATCACACTATTCTGCACCG TGGCTTCAAACGATTCTCACTCCCGGAAAGAAGTCCAAAAGTGCGAGCTCTAAACATACTTATGCCATCGAATACCCTGAACCACTTGTTCATTTTGCTCTTAGTTCTGGTGCTTATTCAGATCCTGCG gTGCGAATTTACAAGGCAAGCACAATATTTGAGGACCTGAAAGTTGCAAGAGAAGAATTCATACAGGCGACGGTTTATGTTCACAAGGAAACAAAGATTTACCTTCCGAAAATCCTCTGCTATTATGGAAAGGATATGTCACTTGACATGGCTGCTCTTTTAGAAGCAGTTGACGAATGTTTAGTTGGTATACAACGAAAAGCTGTTAAAACATGCATGAAGGGTCGACCTGAGAAGCATGTTTATTGGTTAGAACAAACCTCATCGTTCCGATACTTAATCCATAAAGAAATAGcagctcaaggaagctaa
- the LOC142547292 gene encoding uncharacterized protein LOC142547292 isoform X3 produces the protein MPLAWLGLPTHPFLWIDSLFSVFSTHLIKYFSPIFFPRLRFFFGCSRVAELLVVGADITFLGFLLDFEVMPPVDCPSPAPPPRASRWKSSFDIIKEDDHCVLNVSPRPSRHENHPSSEELVTEIAKLEIEIVHMEQYLLSLYRTAFLQHLPSISGNHGVNGQQKTGRSPLGFVPSDQPSYMMKLRIPKSYNDHHDQNSPTSALAGPSDLIHVATTKSSSGREKKKTYSRHRSLGDHLGNISTSDALVCPDRLSEEIVRCISSIYCKLANPYLTDKGYSASSTSSFYSSSTFSPTNLSGSWSPQCNDETTERCDFEALKQENGPYAAMVEVLKICLDDETYSFAATMLQKFRSLVKSLENVDPKKMRREEKLTFWINIHNALVMHAAYNVGGHNINAYDIQSSILGIRSHYSAPWLQTILTPGKKSKSASSKHTYAIEYPEPLVHFALSSGAYSDPAVRIYKASTIFEDLKVAREEFIQATVYVHKETKIYLPKILCYYGKDMSLDMAALLEAVDECLVGIQRKAVKTCMKGRPEKHVYWLEQTSSFRYLIHKEIAAQGS, from the exons ATGCCCCTGGCCTGGCTTGGTCTTCCCACCCACCCCTTTTTATGGATTGATTCTTTGTTTTCTGTTTTTTCAacccatttaattaaatatttctcACCCATTTTCTTTCCCAGATTGAGGTTTTTTTTTGGTTGCAGCAGAGTGGCAGAG CTTCTGGTTGTCGGTGCTGATATCACATTTCTTGGGTTTTTGTTAGATTTTGAAGTAATGCCTCCAGTGGATTGCCCTTCTCCTGCTCCGCCTCCGCGTGCATCAAGATGGAAGAG CAGTTTTGACATAATTAAAGAGGATGATCATTGTGTACTCAACGTGTCACCGAGGCCATCCCGCCATGAAAATCATCCT TCTTCAGAAGAACTTGTGACAGAGATTGCCAAGCTTGAGATTGAAATAGTTCACATGGAACAATATCTTCTTTCTCTGTACCGTACCGCTTTTCTGCAGCATCTTCCAAGTATTTCGGGAAACCATGGGGTCAATGGACAACAAAAAACTGGAAGATCACCATTGGGGTTTGTGCCATCTGATCAACCTTCGTACATGATGAAATTGAGAATCCCAAAAAGCTATAATGACCATCATGATCAGAATTCGCCTACAAGTGCTTTAGCTGGCCCTAGTGATTTGATTCACGTTGCAACCACAAAGTCATCATCTGGAAGG GAGAAGAAAAAAACTTATTCTCGTCATCGTAGCCTAGGAGATCATCTTGGAAATATCAGCACCAGTGATGCCCTTGTTTGTCCCGACAGACTATCTGAGGAAATCGTAAGATGCATATCTTCAATTTACTGTAAATTGGCCAACCCCTATCTCACTGACAAAGGCTATTCAGCCTCGTCCACCTCATCATTCTACTCCTCCAGCACATTTTCTCCCACAAATTTATCTGGTAGTTGGAGTCCTCAATGTAATGATGAAACTACAGAGCGTTGTGATTTTGAAGCCCTCAAACAAGAGAATGGTCCATACGCTGCAATGGTCGAAGTCTTAAAGATATGTTTAGATGATGAAACTTACAGTTTTGCGGCGACAATGCTACAGAAATTCAG GTCCTTGGTTAAGAGCCTCGAGAATGTTGACCCTAAGAAGATGCGGCGTGAGGAAAAGCTTACcttttggatcaatattcacaATGCCTTGGTTATGCAT GCTGCCTATAATGTGGGTGGACATAACATAAATGCTTACGACATACAAAGCTCCATTCTGGGAATCAGATCACACTATTCTGCACCG TGGCTTCAAACGATTCTCACTCCCGGAAAGAAGTCCAAAAGTGCGAGCTCTAAACATACTTATGCCATCGAATACCCTGAACCACTTGTTCATTTTGCTCTTAGTTCTGGTGCTTATTCAGATCCTGCG gTGCGAATTTACAAGGCAAGCACAATATTTGAGGACCTGAAAGTTGCAAGAGAAGAATTCATACAGGCGACGGTTTATGTTCACAAGGAAACAAAGATTTACCTTCCGAAAATCCTCTGCTATTATGGAAAGGATATGTCACTTGACATGGCTGCTCTTTTAGAAGCAGTTGACGAATGTTTAGTTGGTATACAACGAAAAGCTGTTAAAACATGCATGAAGGGTCGACCTGAGAAGCATGTTTATTGGTTAGAACAAACCTCATCGTTCCGATACTTAATCCATAAAGAAATAGcagctcaaggaagctaa
- the LOC142547292 gene encoding uncharacterized protein LOC142547292 isoform X2, with product MPLAWLGLPTHPFLWIDSLFSVFSTHLIKYFSPIFFPRLRFFFGCSRVAELLVVGADITFLGFLLDFEVMPPVDCPSPAPPPRASRWKSFDIIKEDDHCVLNVSPRPSRHENHPSSEELVTEIAKLEIEIVHMEQYLLSLYRTAFLQHLPSISGNHGVNGQQKTGRSPLGFVPSDQPSYMMKLRIPKSYNDHHDQNSPTSALAGPSDLIHVATTKSSSGREKKKTYSRHRSLGDHLGNISTSDALVCPDRLSEEIVRCISSIYCKLANPYLTDKGYSASSTSSFYSSSTFSPTNLSGSWSPQCNDETTERCDFEALKQENGPYAAMVEVLKICLDDETYSFAATMLQKFRSLVKSLENVDPKKMRREEKLTFWINIHNALVMHAYLAYGTQNYIKSTSIVKAAYNVGGHNINAYDIQSSILGIRSHYSAPWLQTILTPGKKSKSASSKHTYAIEYPEPLVHFALSSGAYSDPAVRIYKASTIFEDLKVAREEFIQATVYVHKETKIYLPKILCYYGKDMSLDMAALLEAVDECLVGIQRKAVKTCMKGRPEKHVYWLEQTSSFRYLIHKEIAAQGS from the exons ATGCCCCTGGCCTGGCTTGGTCTTCCCACCCACCCCTTTTTATGGATTGATTCTTTGTTTTCTGTTTTTTCAacccatttaattaaatatttctcACCCATTTTCTTTCCCAGATTGAGGTTTTTTTTTGGTTGCAGCAGAGTGGCAGAG CTTCTGGTTGTCGGTGCTGATATCACATTTCTTGGGTTTTTGTTAGATTTTGAAGTAATGCCTCCAGTGGATTGCCCTTCTCCTGCTCCGCCTCCGCGTGCATCAAGATGGAAGAG TTTTGACATAATTAAAGAGGATGATCATTGTGTACTCAACGTGTCACCGAGGCCATCCCGCCATGAAAATCATCCT TCTTCAGAAGAACTTGTGACAGAGATTGCCAAGCTTGAGATTGAAATAGTTCACATGGAACAATATCTTCTTTCTCTGTACCGTACCGCTTTTCTGCAGCATCTTCCAAGTATTTCGGGAAACCATGGGGTCAATGGACAACAAAAAACTGGAAGATCACCATTGGGGTTTGTGCCATCTGATCAACCTTCGTACATGATGAAATTGAGAATCCCAAAAAGCTATAATGACCATCATGATCAGAATTCGCCTACAAGTGCTTTAGCTGGCCCTAGTGATTTGATTCACGTTGCAACCACAAAGTCATCATCTGGAAGG GAGAAGAAAAAAACTTATTCTCGTCATCGTAGCCTAGGAGATCATCTTGGAAATATCAGCACCAGTGATGCCCTTGTTTGTCCCGACAGACTATCTGAGGAAATCGTAAGATGCATATCTTCAATTTACTGTAAATTGGCCAACCCCTATCTCACTGACAAAGGCTATTCAGCCTCGTCCACCTCATCATTCTACTCCTCCAGCACATTTTCTCCCACAAATTTATCTGGTAGTTGGAGTCCTCAATGTAATGATGAAACTACAGAGCGTTGTGATTTTGAAGCCCTCAAACAAGAGAATGGTCCATACGCTGCAATGGTCGAAGTCTTAAAGATATGTTTAGATGATGAAACTTACAGTTTTGCGGCGACAATGCTACAGAAATTCAG GTCCTTGGTTAAGAGCCTCGAGAATGTTGACCCTAAGAAGATGCGGCGTGAGGAAAAGCTTACcttttggatcaatattcacaATGCCTTGGTTATGCAT GCTTATTTAGCATACGGCACTCAAAACTATATAAAAAGCACTTCTATTGTGAAG GCTGCCTATAATGTGGGTGGACATAACATAAATGCTTACGACATACAAAGCTCCATTCTGGGAATCAGATCACACTATTCTGCACCG TGGCTTCAAACGATTCTCACTCCCGGAAAGAAGTCCAAAAGTGCGAGCTCTAAACATACTTATGCCATCGAATACCCTGAACCACTTGTTCATTTTGCTCTTAGTTCTGGTGCTTATTCAGATCCTGCG gTGCGAATTTACAAGGCAAGCACAATATTTGAGGACCTGAAAGTTGCAAGAGAAGAATTCATACAGGCGACGGTTTATGTTCACAAGGAAACAAAGATTTACCTTCCGAAAATCCTCTGCTATTATGGAAAGGATATGTCACTTGACATGGCTGCTCTTTTAGAAGCAGTTGACGAATGTTTAGTTGGTATACAACGAAAAGCTGTTAAAACATGCATGAAGGGTCGACCTGAGAAGCATGTTTATTGGTTAGAACAAACCTCATCGTTCCGATACTTAATCCATAAAGAAATAGcagctcaaggaagctaa